The proteins below are encoded in one region of Cololabis saira isolate AMF1-May2022 chromosome 13, fColSai1.1, whole genome shotgun sequence:
- the nphs2 gene encoding podocin has product MLKLSASFGKSTTDSSLSGHRGRIHTLLTPAPPASVETPSSIQPSYPSRMSPQKERGASKPGRSPRQSQRPPVAGQTPAAASVRKERLQKKKPEAEMEQEAKGKTTVVDIDSVRDDEVKEENLGLLEAAGQEDGLKQRNLGVFEWLLMVFVLAIVLLFLPLSIWFCVKVVREHERAVIFRLGHLLRGKPGGPGLIFHLPFLDVCHKVDIRLKTLLVPPHSVVTKDLARPELSVACYYQIENVALCSTSLFSLTPTLQSLVQAASRDAVAQHTSSRILLNRRRIGEQIRAAVDAVACRWGIRVERTDIDEFTFPVELQQSLAAEAEAKRQQQQVKAAESEMSAWGGFRNSLRHLQPALVLPLPPDLLNMNSDLPPLPPP; this is encoded by the exons ATGCTCAAACTGTCAGCCTCATTTGGCAAAAGCACCACTGACTCCAGCCTCTCCGGCCACAGAGGAAGGATTCATACGCTGTTAACCCCAGCACCTCCAGCCAGCGTGGAAACCCCCTCAAGCATCCAGCCCAGTTACCCGTCAAGAATGTCGCCCCAGAAGGAGAGGGGAGCGTCAAAGCCGGGCAGAAGCCCACGCCAGAGTCAGAGACCTCCGGTGGCCGGCCAGACCCCCGCTGCAGCATCTGTGAGGAAGGAGAGGCTGCAGAAGAAGAAGCCAGAGGCAGAGATGGAGCAAGAAGCTAAGGGGAAAACTACCGTGGTGGACATAGACAGTGTTAGAGATGACGAGGTCAAGGAGGAGAACTTGGGGCTTTTGGAAGCAGCAGGACAGGAAGATG gtctgAAGCAGAGGAACCTGGGAGTGTTTGAATGGCTGCTGATGGTCTTTGTCCTGGCTATcgttctcctcttcctccctctgtccatctggttctgtgttaaa GTGGTGAGGGAGCACGAGAGGGCCGTGATCTTCAGACTCGGTCACCTGCTGCGGGGAAAACCCGGCGGACCAG gCCTGATTTTCCACCTCCCTTTTCTTGACGTGTGTCACAAAGTTGACATCCGACTCAAAACGCTGTTGGTTCCTCCTCATTCG GTGGTGACGAAGGACCTGGCGAGGCCGGAGCTGAGCGTGGCGTGCTACTACCAGATAGAGAACGTGGCTCTGTGCAGCACGTCTCTCTTCAGCCTGACCCCGACGCTGCAGAGTTTGGTCCAGGCAGCGTCCAGAGACGCCGTGGCCCAGCACACGTCCAGCAGGATCCTGCTGAACCGGCGGAGGATCGGGGAGCAGATAAGAGCAGCCGTCGACGCCGTCGCCTGTCGCTGGGGCATCAGGGTGGAGAGGACAGACAT AGATGAGTTCACGTTTCCTGTGGAGTTACAGCAGAGTCTGGCTGCAGAAGCTGAGGCCAAGAGACAACAGCAG CAGGTGAAAGCTGCAGAAAGCGAGATGTCAGCCTGGGGCGGGTTTAGGAACTCCCTCCGTCACCTCCAGCCTGCCCTGGTTCTTCCACTTCCTCCAGATCTGCTCAACATGAACTCTGacctccctcctcttcctcctcct
- the tdrd5 gene encoding tudor domain-containing protein 5 produces MSQEEVLGKLKKDLRSLLISSKMGLNPERLRRDYMEMLGHPMPLKLLGFRDIMDMIYNMPDVVSVHQGPDGHPILKAVSDESTRNIEELVARQKTAVKKTGKGRYNSFPHRHYGLPHVVLPRRGNAPPALHAQLRAQLRILLSQGPVRLSDLEASYMRCFGYMLRVHNYGFFSTGEMLKAAEDLVVIQQSRLGSVLILREHLVPALIQTPFVPGLRTGPIKPASIQSYDKVLVPANYQGVSAAEVPVQQSPLNPPSETTLDAVRKEPTVQSGTVEQTDEIKPVASQESQRFQKCVRQLEEQLHQQILENGVAGTVSQELKDKLRKVVGQKTGGLSIHDLPAEYKKVFGEELPLWKSGFVSVTELVDALKDTFHLQPAEDDSEHHWRVVLLEDGDHAQAVNSYYLNSGDSLWEGKLEGDEENITADTDTSLESTSFSETKDMVGQRSPTLAPDALHNQRLKPPSRYSPRQLVEVWVESIESPGHFYIRFSESEEARAMEGMMIEMRRCYACPEVSDRYRLPEAFIRRGQVCCVSPKGMWFYRVVIHQLISPTQVEVYYVDFGNMTVVQSSSLKFLKSSYSVLPAQAVPASLAGIKPSSGSWTTEATASFESFCSNRTLVGALDSYNGDVLQLYLCDTHTEEDVYIHNVLLSQGHGTACSPAASGALCVQDTPVSLYLGEGMVDLPELDYELIASIESVDRSEQSILSSPKVV; encoded by the exons ATGAGCCAGGAAGAGGTTTTAGGCAAGCTGAAGAAAGATCTTCGCTCCTTGCTCATTTCATCCAAGATGGGTTTGAACCCCGAGCGGCTCAGACGAGACTACATGGAAATGTTGGGGCATCCGATGCCTCTGAAACTCCTGGGCTTCAGGGACATTATGGATATGATTTATAACATGCCTGATGTAGTGTCTGTTCACCAAGGGCCGGACGGCCACCCAATCCTGAAAG CTGTGAGTGACGAGTCCACCCGCAACATCGAGGAGTTGGTGGCCAGGCAGAAAACGGCTGTCAAAAAGACCGGGAAGGGACGTTACAACAGTTTTCCTCACCGACATTATGGATTACCCCACGTGGTTCTCCCTAGGAGAGGTAACGCTCCCCCTGCTCTTCATGCCCAGCTGAGAGCACAACTGCGCATCCTGCTATCTCAG GGTCCAGTTAGGCTGTCCGACCTGGAGGCCAGTTACATGCGCTGCTTTGGCTACATGCTGCGTGTCCACAATTATggcttcttctccactggagaGATGCTGAAAGCAGCAGAGGACCTGGTGGTCATCCAGCAAAGCAGGCTAGGCTCAGTTTTGATCCTGAGGGAACACCTGGTACCCGCTCTGATTCAGACACCGTTTGTCCCAGGATTGAGGACCGGACCAATCAAGCCAGCTTCCATACAGTCATACGACAAAGTTCTGGTCCCAGCCAATTATCAAGGTGTGTCCGCTG CTGAAGTTCCTGTGCAGCAGAGTCCACTGAATCCCCCAAGTGAGACCACATTGGATGCTGTCCGTAAAGAACCAACAGTCCAGTCAGGGACGGTTGAACAAACCGATGAGATCAAACCAGTGGCAAGCCAAGAGAGTCAGCGCTTTCAAAAATGTGTCCGCCAG CTGGAGGAGCAGCTTCATCAGCAAATCCTGGAGAATGGAGTTGCTGGCACTGTTAGTCAGGAGCTGAAGGACAAGCTGCGTAAG GTTGTGGGTCAGAAGACAGGTGGATTATCAATTCATGATCTACCAGCCGAATACAAG AAAGTTTTTGGGGAAGAATTGCCGTTATGGAAGAGTGGCTTTGTCAGTGTCACTGAACTTGTTGACGCCCTCAAAGATACTTTCCACCTCCAGCCAGCAGAGGATGACAGTGAACATCACTGGAGAGTAGTTCTCTTGGAGGACGGTGACCACGCACAAGCAG TTAACAGCTACTATCTGAACTCTGGAGATTCGCTTTGGGAAGGAAAACTGGAAGGAGATGAGGAAAATATCACAGCAGACACGGATACCAGCCTGGAGAGCACAAGCTTTTCTGAGACCAAAGACATGGTTGGACAAC GCAGCCCTACGTTGGCTCCGGATGCCCTGCATAATCAGCGCCTGAAACCCCCCTCACGTTACAGCCCTCGACAGCTGGTGGAGGTCTGGGTGGAGTCCATAGAGTCACCTGGACATTTCTACATCCGTTTCAGTGAGAGTGAGGAGGCTCGAGCCATGGAAGGCATGATGATTGAGATGAG ACGATGTTACGCGTGTCCTGAGGTGTCGGACCGATACCGTCTTCCTGAGGCTTTTATCCGACGGGGTCAGGTCTGCTGTGTGTCCCCCAAAGGGATGTGGTTCTACAGGGTGGTGATCCACCAGCTTATCAGCCCCACTCAGGTTGAGGTGTACTATGTTGATTTCGGCAATATGACAGTGGTCCAGAGCTCCAGCCTCAAGTTCCTCAA GTCAAGTTATTCAGTTCTTCCAGCACAAGCTGTTCCAGCATCACTTGCTGGAATTAAACCCAGCTCA GGGAGCTGGACGACGGAGGCCACGGCTTCTTTTGAGTCATTTTGCTCTAATCGCACCCTGGTGGGTGCTCTGGACTCCTACAACGGAGATGTTCTGCAGCTCTACCTCTGTGACACACACACTGAAGAGGATGTCTATATCCATAACGTTCTACTGAGCCAAGGTCACGGGACAgcctgcagccctgcagccaGCGGAGCA CTATGTGTTCAGGACACTCCAGTGAGTCTCTACTTGGGGGAGGGAATGGTCGATTTACCAGAGTTGGATTACGAGCTGATCGCTTCCATCGAGTCAGTTGACAGATCTGAACAGTCCATCCTGTCATCACCGAAGGTAGTGTGA